The Wolbachia endosymbiont of Ctenocephalides felis wCfeT genome includes a region encoding these proteins:
- the carB gene encoding carbamoyl-phosphate synthase large subunit, translating to MPKRTDIESILVIGAGPIVIGQACEFDYSGTQSCKVLKSEGYKVILVNSNPATIMTDPEFSDVTYIEPVLPEIIEKIIIKEKPDAILPTMGGQTALNCAMKLADNGILDKYGVKLIGVNREAIKKAEDRDLFRKSMDKIGLKYPKSIIVKSKEEIGKAFDYVGLPAIIRSSFTLGGAGSGIAYNKKEFFDITENALKISPINKVQIDESIIGWKEYEMEVIRDCKDNCIIVCSIENVDPMGVHTGDSITVAPALTLRDKEYQQMRNASIAVLREIDVSAGGANVQFAVNPKEDGSLVVIEMNPRVSRSSALASKATGYPIAKVATKLAIGYSLDEIRNDCAPVIPAAFEPVIDYIVTKIPRFEFEKFKGTNCELSTSMKSVGEVMSIGRTFNESLQKAFRSLETGLSGLNEVFSEGADVDHIKSQLAKSLPNRLLIAADAMRHKISIEEINSITGYDLWFLQNIQQIVLAEQKIKEDGLPQTAHEVLELKKMGFSDARLASLSSQSSDAGMTPYLVEEMRKKLSIHPVYKCVDTCAAEFESSTAYMYGCYEGSAADLPVSFQCVTLESRNKKEWIPVSSTGMTIKGTGMTVENTVMTEGTECEANVSDRKKVVILGSGPNRIGQGIEFDYACVHVVSAAKEMGYETIMINCNPETVSTDYDTADRLYFAPLVAEDVLEILKKEQENGTLIGIIVQIGGQTPLKLAKVLHERGFNILGTSFDSIDLAEDRMRFKKLATQLNLKQPENAICNSAQEALINAKKVGFPLVVRPSYVLGGQSMSIRHDIESFKDYVSDQTKIFEHGSLLLDKFLVNAVEVDVDAICDGEKIFIAAIMEHIEEAGIHSGDSTCSVPTNTLSDEVIKEIKLQTERIALALKVKGLINIQFAIQESDVYILEVNLRASRTVPFISKVINVPIAKLATKVILGEKLNQETQPFDHFAVKAAVFPFTRFSGVDTLLGPEMKSTGEVMGIDSSFEAALAKAHIAAGYKLPTEGSALVSVKDDDKEYILPVVQMLKELSFEIYATKGTASYLKDNGIAAKAVNKVREGRPHIVDMLKDGKINLVINTSKGVKSVSDSKDIRRTAILQNIAHSTTASGSKALVLAIKYIKNSELQVNSLQQMQISLTEKAI from the coding sequence ATGCCAAAACGCACAGATATAGAGTCTATATTAGTCATAGGAGCTGGACCGATAGTTATAGGTCAAGCTTGCGAATTTGACTATTCTGGCACTCAAAGCTGTAAAGTGCTAAAGAGTGAAGGTTATAAAGTTATTCTAGTCAACTCCAATCCTGCAACTATAATGACAGATCCTGAGTTTTCTGATGTGACGTATATCGAGCCAGTACTGCCTGAAATCATAGAAAAAATTATAATCAAGGAAAAACCTGACGCAATATTGCCGACAATGGGTGGGCAAACTGCACTGAATTGTGCAATGAAGCTGGCAGATAATGGAATATTAGACAAATATGGTGTAAAGCTAATTGGTGTAAATAGAGAAGCGATTAAAAAAGCTGAAGATAGGGACCTTTTTCGTAAATCCATGGATAAAATAGGATTGAAGTATCCTAAAAGCATTATTGTTAAAAGCAAAGAGGAAATAGGAAAAGCTTTCGATTATGTGGGATTGCCTGCAATTATTCGCTCATCATTTACTCTCGGTGGTGCAGGTAGTGGCATAGCATACAATAAAAAGGAGTTTTTTGACATTACAGAAAATGCCTTAAAAATTTCACCAATTAATAAAGTGCAAATCGATGAGTCTATTATTGGGTGGAAAGAATATGAAATGGAAGTCATCCGCGACTGTAAAGATAATTGTATCATAGTCTGCTCAATTGAAAATGTTGATCCAATGGGTGTACACACTGGAGATAGCATTACTGTTGCCCCTGCTTTAACGTTGCGTGACAAAGAATATCAACAAATGAGAAATGCATCGATAGCAGTATTGAGAGAAATAGATGTAAGTGCTGGTGGTGCAAACGTACAATTTGCAGTCAATCCGAAAGAAGATGGTAGCCTTGTTGTCATTGAAATGAATCCAAGAGTTTCTCGCTCATCTGCACTTGCTTCAAAGGCTACTGGTTATCCTATAGCAAAAGTTGCAACTAAGCTTGCTATTGGCTATTCACTTGATGAGATACGTAATGACTGTGCACCAGTTATACCTGCTGCATTTGAACCGGTAATCGATTATATTGTCACTAAAATTCCTAGATTCGAGTTTGAAAAATTTAAAGGAACAAACTGCGAATTATCAACTTCCATGAAATCGGTCGGAGAGGTGATGTCAATAGGTCGCACCTTTAATGAGTCACTACAGAAAGCTTTTCGCTCGCTTGAGACAGGTCTCTCTGGGCTTAATGAAGTCTTTTCTGAAGGTGCAGATGTCGATCATATAAAGTCTCAATTAGCAAAATCACTGCCAAATAGGCTCTTAATTGCTGCAGATGCTATGCGCCACAAGATCAGCATAGAAGAAATAAATTCAATCACGGGGTATGATTTATGGTTTTTGCAAAATATACAGCAAATTGTTTTAGCTGAGCAAAAAATTAAAGAAGATGGATTGCCTCAAACTGCACATGAAGTGCTAGAATTAAAGAAGATGGGATTTTCGGATGCAAGGTTAGCTTCTCTGTCATCCCAGAGCTCCGATGCTGGAATGACACCGTACCTAGTAGAAGAAATGAGAAAAAAATTAAGTATTCATCCAGTATATAAATGTGTAGACACCTGTGCCGCTGAGTTTGAATCGAGTACTGCTTACATGTATGGTTGTTATGAGGGTAGTGCAGCAGACCTTCCGGTGTCATTCCAGTGCGTGACGCTGGAATCCAGAAATAAAAAAGAATGGATCCCAGTGTCAAGCACTGGGATGACAATAAAGGGTACTGGGATGACAGTGGAGAATACTGTGATGACAGAAGGAACAGAGTGCGAAGCAAACGTCTCCGATCGAAAAAAGGTAGTAATTCTAGGTAGTGGGCCAAATCGTATTGGTCAAGGAATTGAATTTGATTACGCATGCGTACATGTAGTATCTGCTGCTAAAGAAATGGGATATGAAACAATAATGATTAACTGTAATCCGGAGACCGTTTCAACTGATTATGATACTGCTGATCGTCTGTATTTTGCGCCTTTAGTTGCAGAGGATGTATTAGAGATATTAAAGAAAGAACAGGAGAATGGTACGCTTATTGGAATTATAGTACAGATCGGAGGGCAAACACCGTTAAAGTTAGCAAAAGTACTTCATGAGCGAGGTTTTAACATATTGGGTACATCATTTGATTCCATTGACCTTGCAGAAGATCGCATGAGATTCAAAAAACTTGCAACACAACTAAATTTAAAACAACCTGAAAATGCTATCTGTAATTCAGCTCAAGAAGCATTAATCAATGCAAAAAAAGTAGGATTTCCATTAGTAGTCAGGCCATCCTATGTCTTAGGTGGTCAATCTATGTCAATTCGGCATGATATTGAAAGTTTTAAGGATTATGTATCGGATCAAACTAAAATCTTTGAGCATGGCTCGCTTTTGCTTGATAAATTCTTGGTTAACGCAGTTGAAGTTGATGTTGATGCTATATGCGATGGAGAAAAAATTTTCATTGCAGCAATTATGGAGCACATTGAAGAGGCTGGTATTCACTCTGGTGATTCCACATGTTCGGTGCCGACAAACACATTAAGTGATGAGGTTATAAAAGAAATTAAACTGCAAACTGAAAGAATAGCACTTGCATTAAAAGTCAAAGGTCTGATCAATATTCAATTTGCCATTCAAGAAAGTGATGTATATATACTTGAAGTAAACTTAAGGGCAAGCCGTACTGTTCCTTTTATCTCCAAGGTAATTAATGTCCCTATCGCAAAACTGGCAACGAAAGTTATTTTAGGTGAAAAGCTCAATCAAGAAACACAACCTTTTGATCACTTTGCAGTTAAAGCTGCTGTTTTCCCTTTTACTCGCTTTTCTGGAGTTGACACTTTACTTGGTCCAGAGATGAAGTCAACAGGGGAAGTTATGGGTATTGACTCTTCTTTTGAAGCTGCACTTGCAAAAGCACACATAGCTGCAGGATATAAGCTGCCAACCGAAGGGTCAGCTTTAGTTTCCGTAAAAGATGATGATAAGGAGTATATATTACCGGTTGTGCAAATGTTAAAAGAGCTAAGTTTTGAAATATATGCAACTAAAGGTACAGCTTCCTACCTGAAAGATAATGGCATTGCTGCAAAGGCTGTGAATAAGGTTAGAGAGGGTAGGCCTCACATAGTTGATATGCTAAAAGATGGGAAAATAAATCTAGTGATCAATACTTCAAAGGGCGTAAAGTCAGTTTCAGATAGTAAAGATATCAGAAGAACTGCTATTTTGCAAAATATAGCTCATAGTACTACAGCTTCTGGCAGTAAGGCATTAGTGCTTGCAATTAAATACATAAAAAATAGTGAGTTACAAGTGAATTCACTACAGCAGATGCAGATTAGTTTAACAGAAAAAGCAATTTAA